In the genome of Stomoxys calcitrans chromosome 4, idStoCalc2.1, whole genome shotgun sequence, the window tatttttaagtatttaaatAATTCAATAACTTGACATATAATCTGTTGCTTTTTTTAGGCAGTGACATTGCTGGCAATGTGGGTCATACCGTTGGGCATATCTTTCTTTTACGGTTGGATACGTTTTATAATCATTTGGTCGATATTTTCCACGATTACAGCAATAGTAATAAGAAAAGCTATTAGTAAACCCATAGAGGGAACAACTCCAAGGTAATTTCGTCCAATCATCGCCTTACATGTATgtttcataaaattattctttattttaGACTGGTATACAAATGGTTTTACTTCATATACAAACTAAGTTATGGACTTGGAATCGTCGGTTATCTGATAATGATGGCCACATTTctaggttttaattttatttttaatcaagCTCCAAATGTTTGGATGGATGTGGGTTTAATGTTTGTTTTCTATGGCCTTTATATTGGCGTTCTGGGAAGAGACATATCAGAAATCTGCTCAGAGAAAATGGCGTCATTAGTTGGGGTAAGTGAAATGCACATTTTTTCCTTTCCTATGTTTTCTATGCGCAAATTaatattttgcttttgtttctcGAATTCTAGTACTATACACCACAAGGTATTCCCACCAGACACTTGGAAGAGAATGTGTGTGCCGTGTGTGGTAATCTGCTCTTAGTTAGTGAAAAAGAAGAAGGCATTATTGAGAATACATATAAATTATCTTGCAATCATGTATTTCACGAATTTTGTATACGGGGTTGGTGTATTGTGGGCAAAAAGCAAACATGTCCCTACTGCAAAGAAAAGGTGGACctaaagaaaatgttttgcAATCCGTTAGTATATGTTGGCCTTGTTCTGGATATACCCATCATTTATTGATTATTCATTCCATTTTAGCTGGGAACGCCCTCATGTTCTTTATGGACGTCTTTTGGA includes:
- the LOC106093611 gene encoding E3 ubiquitin ligase Rnf121 codes for the protein MDHRSLHAPVDFNKSVAEMTPEEKLRYDHQMMHEKHKGHEAMHSEMVLVLFITLIVAQIALVQWKTKHYRSYSAVTLLAMWVIPLGISFFYGWIRFIIIWSIFSTITAIVIRKAISKPIEGTTPRLVYKWFYFIYKLSYGLGIVGYLIMMATFLGFNFIFNQAPNVWMDVGLMFVFYGLYIGVLGRDISEICSEKMASLVGYYTPQGIPTRHLEENVCAVCGNLLLVSEKEEGIIENTYKLSCNHVFHEFCIRGWCIVGKKQTCPYCKEKVDLKKMFCNPWERPHVLYGRLLDWIRFLVAWQPLIFFIVQGINYALGLE